In the Paralichthys olivaceus isolate ysfri-2021 chromosome 15, ASM2471397v2, whole genome shotgun sequence genome, one interval contains:
- the mettl27 gene encoding methyltransferase-like protein 27 — MSVGSNTFEDVKAVVSSAHNNTTYRQMVDFYSSWAENYDQDVAILEYRAPTLAANCISNHFSGDREKAVLLDVACGTGLLAKQMKRHGFGRFVGLDACEPMLEIARETGLYQELKQSMLGEEPLPDQWADSFDVVLISGALCGGHAPVAVVRDLCRVTKPGGYVCMTTRTNIGNLEYKGALDHELKQMEEEGLWICVDVTEVEEWERAVSEKEDGYISGVVYLYKKI, encoded by the exons ATGTCGGTTGGCAGCAACACATTCGAAGATGTGAAAGCAGTGGTCTCATCAGCTCATAACAACACTACATATAGACAGATGGTCGACTTTTACAGCTCCTGGGCAGAGAACTATGATCAG gaTGTGGCTATTCTTGAATACCGTGCACCAACTCTCGCAGCAAACTGCATCTCCAACCATTTCAGCGGTGACCGGGAAAAAGCAGTCTTGTTGGATGTGGCTTGTGGGACAGGACTACTGGCCAAACAG ATGAAGAGACATGGATTTGGACGATTTGTGGGTCTTGATGCATGCGAGCCGATGCTGGAGATTGCCAGAGAGACTGGGTTGTACCAGGAGCTGAAGCAGTCGATGCTGGGCGAGGAGCCCCTGCCTGACCAGTGGG CGGATTCATTTGATGTGGTTCTGATCTCTGGAGCGCTGTGTGGTGGTCACGCCCCAGTGGCTGTGGTCAGAGATCTCTGCAGAGTCACTAAACCAG GTGGCTACGTTTGCATGACGACCAGGACTAACATTGGCAATCTGGAATACAAAGGCGCCCTGGACCATGAGCTGAAGCAGATGGAAGAAGAGGGACTGTGGATTTGTGTGGATGTGACTGAGGTGGAAGAATGGGAGAGAGCCGTGTCAGAGAAGGAGGATGGCTACATATCTGGTGTTGTTTACCTCTATAAGAAAATCTAA
- the LOC109635654 gene encoding claudin-like protein ZF-A89, which produces MASAGLQILGIFLGAIGFLGDIIICALPMWKVSAFIGNNIVTAQIFWEGLWMNCVKQSTGQMQCKVYDSMLALPRDLQAARALIIISILISLMGILLSIAGGKCTNCIEEEMAKSRVAIAAGVFFIVGGILCLIPVSWSANEVIRNFYNPIMNDAQRRELLFFGNMRTQLVGLCLAIIGFLGTILICCLPMWKVTAFVGANIITSQVFWEGLWMNCVIQSTGHLQCKAYDSVLALPQELQASRALICVSIAVSVVAIGLTVVGARCTNFFSDDWLTKANIGVSGAVVFIIAGLLCIIPVSWSAHSIITGFYNPLATSERRGELGASIYVGWTSGALLVIGGGILCSIYRCRT; this is translated from the exons ATGGCGTCTGCAGGTCTTCAGATCCTTGGCATTTTCTTGGGGGCCATTGGGTTTTTGGGCGACATCATCATCTGTGCCCTGCCGATGTGGAAGGTGTCGGCGTTCATTGGGAACAACATTGTGACGGCACAGATCTTCTGGGAGGGCCTGTGGATGAACTGTGTGAAGCAGAGCACCGGACAGATGCAGTGCAAGGTCTACGACTCCATGCTGGCCCTGCCCCGAGACCTGCAGGCTGCCCGGGCCCTGATCATCATCTCCATTCTGATCTCCCTCATGGGAATCCTGCTCTCCATCGCAGGTGGTAAGTGCACCAACTGCATTGAAGAGGAGATGGCCAAGAGCAGGGTGGCCATCGCTGCGGGGGTGTTCTTCATCGTCGGTGGCATCCTGTGCTTGATCCCTGTGTCGTGGTCTGCTAACGAGGTCATCAGGAACTTCTACAACCCCATTATGAATGACGCACAGAGGAGGGAGCT tttgttttttggcAACATGCGGACACagcttgttggtttgtgtttggcaATCATCGGCTTCCTTGGCACCATCCTCATCTGCTGTCTGCCCATGTGGAAGGTGACAGCCTTTGTTGGGGCAAACATCATCACCTCTCAGGTCTTCTGGGAAGGTTTGTGGATGAACTGTGTGATCCAGAGCACAGGCCACTTACAGTGTAAAGCCTATGACTCCGTTCTGGCTCTACCACAGGAACTGCAGGCCTCCAGGGCTCTGATTTGTGTGTCCATCGCTGTCAGCGTGGTGGCCATTGGGCTCACCGTGGTCGGGGCCCGCTGCACCAACTTCTTTTCGGACGACTGGCTGACTAAAGCCAACATCGGCGTATCGGGGGCTGTGGTCTTCATAATAGCAGGGCTCCTGTGTATAATTCCTGTCAGCTGGTCAGCCCACAGCATCATCACAGGTTTCTACAACCCACTGGCCACCAGTGAAAGGAGGGGGGAGCTCGGGGCCTCCATATATGTGGGCTGGACGTCTGGAGCTCTGCTCGTCATTGGAGGAGGAATATTGTGCAGCATCTACAGGTGCAGAACATGA
- the LOC109635902 gene encoding uncharacterized protein: protein MVSAGRQILGMASAFIGFLGSIIICALPTWKVTAFIGANIVTSQVIWEGLWMNCVKQSTGQMQCKVYDSLLALPRDLQAARALVILAIIIGVFGILLSVVGGKCTNFVSEERQKCKVAIAAGIIFIVAGVMVLIPASWTANTIIRDFYNPMLINAQKRELGASLYTMASMGMQMLSSALCLLGWAGVIISCLMPMWRVTAFVGSTIVTSQTIWEGIWMTCVVQSTGQIQCKPYESLLALSADLQAARALTVLAITTGAVGLILAFIGGKCTRFLDEEGGGVKGKVALAAGGVLITTGLLCLIPTSWAAGAVVRKFYSASIDAQRREIGACLYIGWGASILLILGGGLFISSACPLKASDTEKSPSVRYLVVRSSNGSNPAGSRHNRVPSAKAQPITAAVPRSQSYEGASTKSQLYKRPPWEDGPGHGSRQESERSWVPSTKSQMKRPESTKSEESEALSTKSQLKRAEMEETLSAKSENPDDSSNPARTYL, encoded by the exons ATGGTGTCTGCTGGAAGACAGATTCTGGGTATGGCCTCCGCCTTTATCGGCTTCTTGGGGAGCATCATTATCTGCGCCCTCCCCACGTGGAAAGTAACAGCGTTCATCGGCGCCAACATCGTTACTTCCCAGGTGATCTGGGAAGGATTGTGGATGAACTGTGTGAAACAGAGCACAGGCCAGATGCAGTGCAAGGTCTACGACTCTCTCCTGGCCTTGCCCCGAGACCTGCAGGCTGCCAGAGCACTCGTCATCCTCGCCATCATCATCGGGGTCTTTGGGATCCTTCTGTCGGTGGTCGGGGGCAAGTGCACCAACTTTGTGTCGGAGGAAAGGCAAAAGTGCAAAGTGGCCATCGCTGCTGGGATCATCTTCATTGTTGCTGGGGTCATGGTGCTCATCCCCGCCAGCTGGACCGCGAACACCATCATTCGGGATTTCTACAACCCCATGCTCATCAACGCCCAGAAGAGGGAGCTGGGAGCCTCGCTCTAC accaTGGCGTCCATGGGGATGCAGATGCTGTCCAGTGCCCTCTGCCTCCTGGGTTGGGCAGGGGTCATCATCAGCTGCCTAATGCCCATGTGGAGGGTCACCGCCTTCGTCGGCAGCACCATTGTCACCTCACAGACCATTTGGGAGGGCATCTGGATGACCTGTGTGGTCCAGAGCACGGGGCAGATCCAGTGTAAGCCGTACGAGTCCCTCCTCGCTCTCAGCGCTGACCTGCAGGCCGCCAGGGCCCTCACCGTCCTCGCCATCACCACAGGTGCCGTAGGCCTCATACTGGCCTTCATTGGAGGGAAGTGCACTCGCTTCTTGGATGAAGAAGGTGGTGGTGTTAAGGGCAAGGTGGCCTTGGCGGCAGGGGGAGTGTTGATCACCACAGGGCTTCTGTGTCTGATTCCCACGTCTTGGGCGGCTGGAGCCGTGGTGAGGAAGTTCTACAGCGCCTCCATAGATGCTCAGCGGCGGGAGATTGGAGCCTGTCTCTACATCGGCTGGGGGGCGTCCATCCTGCTCATTCTGGGAGGGGGTTTGTTCATAAGCTCAGCGTGCCCCCTCAAAGCCAGTGACACAGAGAAGAGCCCCTCAGTCCGCTACCTGGTGGTCCGCTCCTCCAACGGGTCCAACCCAGCGGGTTCTCGTCACAACAGGGTGCCGTCAGCGAAGGCCCAGCCCATCACAGCAGCGGTTCCCCGCTCCCAAAGCTACGAGGGGGCGTCCACCAAGTCTCAGCTGTACAAGAGGCCTCCCTGGGAAGACGGGCCTGGACATGGTTCCAGGCAGGAGTCAGAAAGATCCTGGGTGCCATCAACGAAATCTCAGATGAAGAGGCCGGAGTCAACAAAATCTGAAGAGAGCGAGGCGCTGTCGACGAAGTCTCAGCTGAAACGAGCTGAAATGGAAGAGACTTTATCGGCAAAGAGTGAAAATCCAGATGATTCCTCAAATCCAGCAAGAACATACCTATAA
- the nf2b gene encoding NF2, moesin-ezrin-radixin like (MERLIN) tumor suppressor b, whose translation MSILGLKKKQPKTFKVKVITMDAEMEFSCEVKWKGKDLFDLVCRTVGLRETWFFGLRYTVKDTYAWLKPDKRVLDQEVPKDSPITFNFLAKFFPEKVEEELVQEITQHLFFLQVKKQILDEEIFCSPEASVLLASYAVQAKYGDYDPNFHKPGFLAHDELLPKMVLMQYQMTADMWEEKITAWYAEHRGIARDEAEMEYLKIAQDLEMYGVSYFAITQNKRDTDLLLGVDAQGLHIYSPNSKLTPNRSFPWSDIRNISYSEKEFTIKPLDKKKDVFKFYSSQLRVNKLILQLCIGNHDLFMRRRKVDSIEVQQMKAQAKEEKARKKMERQILAREKQMREEAERAKEEMERRLFQLQDEARLANEALLRSEETADLLAEKAQIAEEEAKLLSHKAAEAEQERQRLEVTAMKTKEEKRLMEQKMREAEQLAVKLVEQSERRLKEADHLKQDLTEAKDAERRAKQKLLDITKTTYPLIAAYSAPPAPPEAADFAYESASTRLDFKDSDMKRLSMEIERERLEYMEKSKHLQDQLKELKTEIESLKLEEQQQQAGLYSLQSEARGYVQEPVYIPHSNRNSAYMSQMAYFEEV comes from the exons ATGTCCATCCTGGGTTTAAAGAAGAAACAGCCCAAGACTTTCAAAGTCAAAGTTATCACCATGGACGCTGAGATGGAGTTCAGCTGTgag gtGAAGTGGAAAGGTAAAGACTTGTTCGACCTGGTGTGTCGCACTGTTGGTTTGAGGGAGACCTGGTTCTTTGGTCTCAGGTACACAGTAAAGGACACATACGCCTGGCTGAAACCAGACAAACGG GTCTTGGACCAGGAGGTTCCCAAGGACTCTCCCATAACATTTAATTTCCTCGCCAAATTCTTCCCTGAAAAAGTAGAAGAGGAACTGGTCCAGGAAATTACTCAGCACCTCTTCTTCTTACAg GTGAAAAAACAGATACTAGATGAAGAGATATTCTGTTCCCCTGAAGCATCGGTACTCCTGGCATCATACGCTGTCCAAGCCAAG TACGGTGACTATGACCCAAACTTTCACAAGCCAGGCTTCCTGGCACATGATGAGCTTCTGCCAAAAATG gTTCTGATGCAATATCAAATGACAGCTGACATGTGGGAGGAGAAGATCACAGCTTGGTACGCGGAGCACAGAGGCATCGCCAG GGATGAGGCAGAGATGGAATACCTAAAGATTGCTCAGGACCTTGAGATGTATGGTGTCAGCTACTTTGCCATCACT CAAAATAAAAGGGACACAGACCTGTTACTTGGAGTGGATGCTCAGGGTCTTCACATCTACAGCCCCAACAGCAAACTCACTCCTAACAGGTCCTTTCCTTGGAGCGACATCCGCAACATCTCTTACAGTGAAAAGGAG TTCACAATCAAACCcctggacaaaaaaaaagatgttttcaaGTTCTACTCATCTCAACTACGTGTGAACAAGCTG ATCCTACAGCTGTGCATCGGTAACCATGATCTATTCATGAGGAGAAGGAAGGTGGACTCTATTGAAGTGCAGCAGATGAAGGCTCAAGCTAAAGAGGAGAAGGCCCGAAAGAAG ATGGAGCGTCAGATCCTGGCACGGGAAAAACAGATGAGGGAGGAAGCAGAACGTGCAAAAGAGGAGATGGAACGAAGACTTTTCCAGCTACAAGACGAAGCCCGACTTGCCAATGAGGCACTG CTGCGATCTGAGGAGACCGCAGACCTGTTGGCAGAGAAGGCCCAGATTGCTGAAGAGGAGGCGAAGCTCTTGTCCCACAAGGCTGCAGAGGCTgagcaggagagacagaggttAGAGGTCACCGCTATGAAGAccaaggaggagaagagactgATGGAGCAGAAGATGAGGGAGGCAGAGCAGCTGGCTGTCAAACTGGTGGAGCAGTCCGAGAGGAG GTTGAAGGAGGCAGATCATCTGAAACAGGACCTGACGGAGGCGAAGGACGCTGAGCGGAGAGCCAAGCAGAAGCTGTTGGACATCACCAAAACAACTTACCCT CTCATAGCAGCGTACTCTGCTCCGCCTGCCCCTCCCGAAGCAGCCGACTTTGCCTATGAGTCAGCATCCACACGTCTCGACTTCAAGGACTCTGACATGAAACGTCTGTCCAtggagattgagagagagag GCTGGAGTATATGGAGAAGAGTAAACACCTGCAGGATCAGCTGAAGGAGCTAAAGACAGAGATTGAGTCTctgaagctggaggagcagcagcagcaggccggACTCTACAGCCTCCAGAGTGAGGCGAGGGGATACGTTCAGGAGCCTGTCTACATACCTCACAGCAAC aGAAACTCTGCGTACATGTCTCAGATGGCCTACTTTGAAGAAGTCTGA